The Prevotella melaninogenica ATCC 25845 genome includes a window with the following:
- the truA gene encoding tRNA pseudouridine(38-40) synthase TruA, which yields MQRYFITLSYDGTAYHGWQIQPNGISVQEVLEHALSTILRESIAITGAGRTDAGVHGRMMVAHFDTELSFDCAQLVYKVNRLLPRDVSVSRIEPVGEDLHARFSATSRTYHYYVHTGKQPFSRQYSCALHYSLDFDKMNEAAAYLIGEKDFKCFCKAGADVKTTICNLTEARWIPTNDEFALATDDTVTNWCFVITANRFLRNMVRAVVGTLVEVGRGRLSLDEFKKIVDGGTRSDAGESMPGNALFLWEVKY from the coding sequence ATGCAACGATATTTTATCACCCTTTCATACGATGGAACAGCCTATCATGGCTGGCAGATTCAACCCAATGGGATTTCTGTACAAGAAGTATTGGAACACGCTTTGTCTACAATACTAAGAGAATCGATTGCTATTACAGGTGCAGGACGTACCGATGCTGGTGTACATGGCAGAATGATGGTTGCACACTTTGACACGGAATTGTCGTTTGACTGTGCACAATTAGTTTATAAAGTAAATCGTTTATTACCACGTGATGTCTCTGTAAGTAGGATTGAACCTGTCGGTGAAGACCTCCACGCACGTTTCTCAGCGACCTCACGTACTTATCATTATTATGTTCATACGGGGAAACAACCTTTCTCAAGACAGTATTCGTGTGCGCTTCATTACTCATTAGACTTTGATAAGATGAATGAGGCTGCAGCCTATTTAATAGGCGAGAAGGACTTTAAATGTTTCTGTAAAGCGGGTGCGGATGTAAAGACTACTATCTGTAATCTGACAGAGGCACGATGGATACCAACCAATGATGAGTTTGCTTTGGCTACAGATGATACTGTTACGAATTGGTGTTTTGTAATAACTGCTAACCGATTCTTACGCAATATGGTGCGTGCAGTTGTTGGAACTTTAGTCGAAGTGGGACGAGGACGTCTTTCATTAGATGAATTTAAGAAGATTGTAGACGGTGGAACAAGAAGCGATGCTGGTGAGAGTATGCCTGGCAACGCCCTCTTCCTTTGGGAAGTAAAGTATTAG
- a CDS encoding ComEC/Rec2 family competence protein — protein sequence MKKKMDLLMYPSVKLLLPLVLGIAVGDALEEDISSMFWWLMTISMIGITFVVWRKKYLQSLLLLFTVFLVGGTFVSMSRQAAKKQLPNKQITFKAVLLSNPVVHGKVIQTDLMIMTAGEPMKVKASILRDTITNRYRTLHLGDGIEATAYLEEPMNFADATFDYARWLKLHGYSAETFIFYNQWHKTKVSLRQMSFLQRTSLSAALHREKLMRVLESNLDSTHLAVVSAMTLGDKHLISRDIKEDYSITGASHVLALSGLHLTILYSLLLFILSWCERILPRMFKRGISELLILFILWSYVILVGMSSSVVRSAVMLTIYSFVTLLNRERLSVNTLALTAIVMLVSNPNSLFDIGFQLSFISVWSILLFYPLIYELIPLQQKKSLLVIRWLWGMIAVSLAAQLGTAPLIAFYFGRVSTIFAVSSLIAVPCTMLIVSASFCLLLLSPFPSLSSFIGKCICVITEGLNSSLHWLASLPCVSIEDVHVTIFQLFIYYFMLMSIWILWSFLAGKIEFK from the coding sequence GTGAAGAAGAAAATGGACTTACTGATGTATCCCTCAGTAAAGTTACTCTTACCTTTGGTGTTGGGTATTGCTGTTGGTGATGCTTTAGAAGAAGATATATCCTCTATGTTTTGGTGGTTGATGACGATCAGTATGATTGGCATTACCTTTGTGGTGTGGAGGAAGAAGTATCTTCAGAGTCTATTATTGCTCTTTACGGTCTTCCTTGTTGGTGGAACTTTTGTTTCAATGAGCCGGCAAGCTGCAAAGAAACAGCTTCCCAATAAGCAAATAACCTTTAAGGCAGTTCTTCTTAGTAATCCAGTTGTTCATGGTAAAGTCATACAAACAGACTTAATGATTATGACTGCAGGCGAACCGATGAAGGTTAAGGCTTCAATACTTCGTGATACGATAACAAATCGTTATCGAACACTACACCTTGGAGACGGAATAGAAGCTACAGCTTACCTTGAAGAACCAATGAACTTTGCGGATGCTACCTTTGATTATGCCCGCTGGTTGAAGTTACATGGCTATTCTGCAGAAACCTTTATATTTTATAATCAATGGCATAAAACCAAAGTGAGTCTTCGTCAGATGAGTTTTCTTCAACGTACATCTTTGTCTGCAGCGCTCCATAGAGAGAAGTTAATGAGAGTGTTAGAAAGTAATCTTGATAGCACTCATTTAGCTGTTGTGTCTGCAATGACACTTGGAGATAAACATTTGATTAGTAGAGATATAAAAGAAGATTACTCTATAACTGGTGCAAGTCATGTCTTAGCTTTGTCAGGTTTACATCTAACTATCTTGTATAGTTTGCTATTATTCATTCTGAGTTGGTGTGAACGTATCCTACCAAGAATGTTTAAAAGGGGAATCAGTGAACTTCTTATCCTTTTTATCCTTTGGAGTTATGTTATTTTGGTTGGGATGTCTTCTTCTGTTGTTCGCTCTGCAGTGATGCTAACTATCTATTCTTTTGTAACGCTCTTGAATAGAGAACGGTTGTCAGTTAATACTTTGGCACTAACCGCTATTGTAATGCTTGTTAGCAATCCTAATAGTCTTTTCGATATAGGTTTTCAGCTATCCTTTATCTCTGTATGGTCAATTTTATTGTTCTATCCACTCATCTATGAGTTAATCCCTTTACAGCAGAAGAAGAGTTTATTAGTTATCAGGTGGTTATGGGGGATGATTGCAGTGTCATTGGCTGCACAATTGGGAACAGCACCTTTGATAGCTTTCTATTTCGGAAGGGTTTCCACAATCTTTGCTGTTAGTAGTCTTATAGCTGTACCATGCACAATGCTAATCGTATCCGCGTCATTCTGTTTGTTACTTCTTAGTCCATTCCCTTCTTTGTCATCGTTTATTGGGAAGTGTATTTGTGTTATTACAGAAGGATTGAATAGTTCACTTCATTGGCTTGCAAGCCTACCTTGCGTAAGCATAGAGGATGTCCATGTAACCATTTTCCAGCTTTTTATATATTATTTCATGCTAATGTCTATTTGGATTTTATGGAGTTTTTTAGCAGGGAAGATAGAGTTTAAGTAA
- a CDS encoding EFR1 family ferrodoxin (N-terminal region resembles flavodoxins. C-terminal ferrodoxin region binds two 4Fe-4S clusters.) — MIFYFSGTGNSKWAAKTLALETGDTLVSIPEVINSNCSFTIEKDEHVGFIFPIHGWRVPNIVKEFLTKLTIKTLGEDTSHVKHYCFCLVTAGDSIGKAMERFQQQLKSVTVNDALSLKAVCSLIMPESYVGLPGMDVDTKEKELEKKELASKQLKEFSNILKQHPHKDSNQIWGWNQLIRGPIPSFFSGPVGGFFERFLITDKPFHVDSRRCVKCGICANVCPVSDIKGGLGFEPEWLHNGKCLTCFSCYHHCPHHAIEFGKRTQKKGQYFYNKLSKRN, encoded by the coding sequence ATGATATTCTACTTTTCTGGTACAGGTAATAGCAAATGGGCTGCAAAGACATTGGCTTTAGAAACTGGTGATACACTTGTTTCAATCCCAGAAGTAATCAATAGCAACTGTTCTTTTACAATAGAAAAGGATGAACACGTAGGTTTCATCTTTCCTATACATGGCTGGAGAGTTCCGAATATTGTAAAAGAGTTTCTAACTAAATTAACAATAAAGACTCTGGGAGAAGACACTTCCCACGTTAAACATTATTGTTTCTGCTTGGTTACAGCTGGAGATTCTATCGGTAAAGCTATGGAACGCTTTCAGCAGCAATTAAAGAGCGTAACAGTGAATGACGCACTGTCACTTAAGGCGGTATGTTCTTTAATTATGCCAGAGTCATATGTTGGCTTGCCAGGTATGGATGTAGATACTAAAGAGAAAGAATTAGAAAAGAAGGAACTTGCTTCAAAGCAGTTAAAAGAATTCTCTAACATTCTTAAACAGCATCCTCATAAGGATAGCAATCAGATTTGGGGTTGGAACCAATTAATAAGAGGCCCTATTCCTTCTTTCTTCTCTGGTCCTGTAGGAGGCTTCTTTGAACGCTTCCTCATCACGGATAAGCCCTTTCATGTAGACAGTCGTCGATGCGTGAAGTGTGGTATTTGTGCTAATGTTTGTCCTGTTAGTGACATCAAAGGTGGCTTAGGCTTTGAACCAGAATGGCTACACAATGGCAAATGCCTCACCTGCTTCTCGTGTTATCATCACTGTCCACACCATGCAATTGAGTTTGGTAAACGTACACAGAAGAAGGGACAATATTTCTATAACAAATTAAGTAAAAGAAACTAA
- a CDS encoding M6 family metalloprotease domain-containing protein, producing the protein MKTLKQLSLIVCLMLCSLTTWAAKAESIPVQVRQADGSVITVILRGDEHINWYTTLDGVLLVQGADNNYYIGKVEKSGNLIATQQLAHEALTRSQVERNLIAKQDKDKFFAYVNKVAEESENAYDNSPLTRGPIIDSGYKGVPYFPHTGSPKALVILAEFQDTTFTIQDTKKVFTNYLMNEGHFSDTRYGQNQNYKGVRGYFKDCSYGQFTPIFDVVGPIKLPQKHAIYGAGNNRIDLLLADACAAVDDLVDFTKYDANNDGIVDLVYIIYAGYSAHINGNNKETNIWPKSGTVNISNKYDGKSIRRYGVSNELNGSEKTSKNNKKINGIGLFCHEFSHTLGLPDIYAYHTDAENQDDQGMEFWDLMDGGTEVRGGRVPASYLAWEREVMGWMNIDKLKNDTAISNLKSIDNGGKAYKIVNPNDSNEYIVLQSIQKGPWYQGWRDGTYAKGLLAYRVSYKSDKVNVFDFPNNVKGKPRVIPIPADGKILAAANAGGSLNTYIQQLNGDPYPYNGNNKIDKFTMYNGTILKRSISDIVENDAERHVSFKFKNNEPTAIQPPSIIERIISDNRIYTLDGRYVGTDASILPHGIYIQNNKKFVK; encoded by the coding sequence ATGAAAACATTAAAACAACTATCGCTCATAGTATGCCTGATGCTTTGCTCCCTTACCACTTGGGCAGCAAAGGCAGAATCAATCCCTGTACAAGTAAGACAGGCTGATGGTTCTGTTATTACTGTCATCTTGCGTGGTGACGAACATATCAACTGGTACACAACCCTTGATGGTGTACTGCTTGTACAAGGTGCAGATAACAACTACTATATCGGCAAAGTAGAGAAAAGTGGCAACCTTATTGCTACCCAACAGCTTGCACACGAAGCATTAACTCGCTCACAAGTAGAGCGTAACTTGATTGCTAAGCAAGACAAGGATAAGTTCTTTGCGTACGTTAATAAGGTTGCTGAAGAATCTGAAAACGCTTACGATAACTCTCCTCTTACACGAGGACCAATCATAGATTCTGGTTACAAAGGTGTACCTTATTTCCCTCACACAGGTAGTCCTAAGGCTCTTGTTATTCTTGCAGAGTTCCAAGACACAACTTTTACTATCCAAGATACAAAGAAGGTGTTCACAAACTATCTGATGAATGAAGGTCATTTCTCAGATACTCGTTATGGTCAGAATCAGAACTACAAAGGTGTTCGTGGTTATTTCAAGGATTGTAGTTATGGACAGTTTACACCTATCTTTGACGTTGTAGGTCCTATCAAATTACCCCAAAAACATGCTATCTATGGTGCAGGTAATAATAGAATAGACTTATTACTTGCTGATGCTTGTGCCGCTGTGGATGATTTGGTAGACTTTACAAAATACGATGCGAACAACGATGGTATCGTTGATTTGGTTTATATTATTTATGCAGGATACTCCGCCCATATTAATGGTAATAATAAAGAAACAAATATTTGGCCAAAATCTGGTACTGTTAATATCTCCAATAAGTATGATGGAAAAAGTATTCGTCGCTATGGTGTGAGCAATGAACTTAATGGAAGTGAGAAGACATCTAAGAATAACAAGAAAATAAATGGTATAGGTTTATTCTGTCATGAGTTCTCTCATACACTCGGACTTCCTGACATATACGCTTATCATACTGATGCAGAAAACCAAGATGACCAAGGTATGGAATTCTGGGACCTCATGGATGGTGGAACAGAAGTACGTGGTGGGCGTGTACCAGCATCTTATCTTGCATGGGAGCGCGAAGTTATGGGTTGGATGAATATTGATAAACTCAAAAATGACACCGCTATAAGCAACCTAAAAAGCATCGACAATGGTGGAAAGGCATACAAGATTGTCAATCCTAATGACTCAAATGAGTATATCGTATTGCAGAGTATACAGAAAGGACCATGGTATCAAGGTTGGAGAGATGGTACTTATGCCAAGGGCTTACTTGCCTATCGAGTTTCATACAAGTCAGACAAAGTAAATGTCTTCGATTTCCCTAACAATGTAAAGGGCAAGCCACGTGTCATCCCTATCCCTGCTGATGGTAAAATATTAGCAGCAGCCAATGCTGGAGGCTCTTTAAATACATACATACAACAGCTCAATGGCGACCCTTATCCTTATAACGGAAATAATAAGATAGACAAATTTACGATGTATAATGGCACCATACTGAAAAGATCAATATCTGACATTGTAGAGAATGATGCAGAGCGTCATGTTAGTTTTAAGTTTAAGAACAATGAACCTACCGCCATTCAGCCACCTTCAATCATTGAAAGAATTATTTCTGACAACCGTATCTATACCCTTGACGGCAGATATGTAGGTACTGATGCTTCTATCTTACCGCATGGCATCTACATTCAGAACAACAAGAAGTTTGTAAAGTAA
- a CDS encoding AMP-binding protein, with the protein MDSIKSFNACIEKSIKDNWDKDALTDYLGATLQYHDVARKIEKLHILFENSGLKKGDKVALCGRNSSSWAVAFFATLSYGAVAVPVQHEFKPEQIYNIVNHSEAKLLFVGDVVATTIDGEQMPQLEGIIYLPDFSLILSRSESLTNARENLNALFGKKYPKFFRAEDVNYFKDEADDLALINYTSGTTGFSKGVMLSYRSVRSNLAWATADLKPHIKPDSKVLCMLPMAHMYGMICEFICQFSFGSHLYFLTRLPSPSLIAQACTDIRPAIIIAVPMVVEKIIRKNVFPKVQSTATRMLLKMPVVSKKVKERINAIVMEAFGGNAYELVTGGAALNKEIEDFLVSINFPVTSGYGATECGPMVTYSDYKDFVPGSCGTPVLNMEVKIVSPDPANVPGEVITRGENVMLGYYKNEEATKEVLDKDGWYHTGDLGTMSADGHLFLRGRIKNMLLGSNGQNVYPEEIEDKLNSMSMVSECIIIQRGDKIVGLVYPDFDEAKEMGFSQSDLQEIMEQNRLELNNMLPSFCHLSAIELRDEEFAKTPKKSIKRYLYQEK; encoded by the coding sequence ATGGATTCTATTAAAAGTTTCAACGCGTGTATAGAAAAGAGTATCAAGGATAACTGGGATAAAGATGCTCTGACGGATTATCTTGGTGCTACACTTCAATACCATGATGTAGCCCGCAAAATAGAGAAATTACATATTCTTTTTGAGAATAGCGGTTTGAAGAAGGGTGATAAGGTTGCTCTTTGTGGTAGAAATTCCTCGTCATGGGCAGTTGCTTTCTTCGCAACTCTCTCTTATGGAGCTGTAGCAGTACCTGTTCAGCATGAGTTTAAGCCAGAACAGATTTACAATATTGTTAATCACTCGGAAGCAAAACTTCTCTTTGTTGGTGATGTTGTGGCAACAACTATCGATGGAGAACAGATGCCTCAGTTGGAAGGTATAATATATCTACCAGACTTCTCATTGATTCTTTCTCGTTCAGAGTCACTGACAAATGCTCGTGAAAACTTGAATGCACTCTTTGGAAAGAAGTATCCAAAGTTCTTCCGTGCGGAAGATGTAAATTATTTCAAAGACGAGGCTGACGACCTTGCACTGATTAATTATACAAGTGGAACAACTGGTTTTTCAAAGGGTGTGATGCTCAGTTATCGTTCTGTGCGTAGTAATCTCGCTTGGGCAACAGCCGATTTGAAACCACATATTAAGCCTGATAGTAAAGTTCTTTGTATGTTGCCAATGGCTCACATGTATGGAATGATTTGTGAGTTTATCTGCCAGTTTAGCTTTGGTAGTCATCTATATTTCCTTACACGACTGCCGAGTCCTTCTTTGATTGCTCAGGCTTGTACTGATATTCGTCCTGCTATTATTATTGCAGTACCAATGGTTGTTGAGAAGATTATTCGTAAGAATGTCTTTCCAAAGGTACAAAGTACAGCAACTCGTATGCTGCTGAAGATGCCTGTTGTTAGCAAGAAGGTGAAGGAAAGAATTAATGCGATTGTTATGGAAGCCTTTGGTGGCAATGCGTATGAACTTGTTACCGGCGGAGCTGCTCTTAACAAGGAGATAGAAGACTTCTTGGTAAGTATTAATTTCCCTGTGACCAGTGGTTATGGAGCAACGGAATGTGGTCCGATGGTAACTTATAGTGATTACAAAGACTTTGTTCCAGGCTCTTGTGGTACACCTGTCTTGAATATGGAGGTAAAGATTGTCAGTCCTGATCCTGCAAATGTTCCTGGTGAGGTTATTACCAGAGGAGAGAACGTGATGCTTGGTTATTACAAGAATGAGGAGGCTACTAAAGAAGTTCTTGATAAGGACGGTTGGTATCATACGGGTGATCTTGGAACGATGAGTGCTGATGGTCATCTCTTTCTTCGCGGACGTATAAAGAATATGCTTTTAGGTTCTAATGGTCAGAATGTCTATCCAGAGGAAATTGAAGACAAGCTAAACTCTATGTCTATGGTCAGTGAGTGTATTATCATTCAGCGTGGTGATAAGATTGTTGGCTTGGTCTATCCTGATTTTGATGAGGCAAAAGAGATGGGCTTCTCACAATCAGATTTGCAAGAGATAATGGAGCAGAACCGTCTGGAACTGAACAATATGTTGCCATCTTTCTGCCACCTCTCGGCAATAGAGTTGCGTGATGAAGAGTTTGCGAAGACTCCGAAGAAGAGTATTAAGCGTTATCTCTATCAAGAGAAGTAA
- a CDS encoding YebC/PmpR family DNA-binding transcriptional regulator, with amino-acid sequence MGRAFEYRKASKLKRWGHMARTFTKLGKEIAIAVKAGGPEPENNPRLRAIIATCKRENMPKDNIQRAIKNAMGKDTSDYKEVTYEGYGPHGIAVFVETLTDNTTRTVGDVRSIFNKFNGNLGTQGSLSFLFDHKAVFTFKKKDGLDMEELILDLIDYGVEDEFDEDEEENEITIYGEPTSFGEIQKHLEDNGFEITSAEFTRIPNDLKDVSPEERETIDKMVERLEDFDDVQNVYTNMKPAED; translated from the coding sequence ATGGGTAGAGCATTTGAATATCGCAAAGCAAGTAAGCTCAAGAGATGGGGTCACATGGCCCGTACGTTCACAAAGTTAGGTAAAGAAATCGCTATTGCTGTTAAGGCAGGTGGTCCTGAGCCTGAGAACAACCCACGCCTTCGTGCGATTATAGCAACATGTAAGCGTGAGAACATGCCGAAGGACAATATCCAGCGCGCTATTAAGAACGCAATGGGTAAAGATACCAGCGACTACAAGGAGGTAACATACGAGGGTTATGGTCCTCACGGAATTGCTGTGTTCGTTGAGACATTGACCGACAATACCACACGTACTGTAGGTGATGTTCGTTCAATCTTCAACAAGTTCAATGGTAATCTTGGTACACAGGGTTCTCTCAGCTTCCTTTTTGACCATAAGGCAGTCTTCACTTTTAAAAAGAAGGACGGCTTGGATATGGAAGAGTTGATTCTCGACTTGATTGACTATGGCGTTGAGGACGAATTCGATGAGGATGAAGAAGAGAACGAAATTACCATCTATGGTGAGCCAACAAGCTTCGGTGAGATTCAGAAACACTTGGAGGACAATGGTTTTGAGATTACTTCTGCTGAGTTCACTCGTATTCCTAACGACTTGAAGGACGTGTCTCCTGAAGAGCGTGAGACTATCGATAAGATGGTTGAGCGTTTGGAAGACTTCGACGACGTGCAGAATGTTTATACTAACATGAAGCCAGCTGAAGACTAA
- the pheT gene encoding phenylalanine--tRNA ligase subunit beta, which translates to MKISYKWLKEYVDFNLSPEEIAVALTSIGLEVGSLDEVETIRGGLKGLYVGKVLTCEAHPNSDHLHVTTVDLGKGEPQQIVCGAPNVAAGQKVIVADLGCVLYDGDNEFTIKRSKLRGVESLGMICAEDEIGVGTAHDGIIVLPEDAPVGQPASEYYQLDSDWLIDIDITANRADALSHYGVARDLYAWLTQNGYETSLHRPSCDAFKVDNHDLPIDVTIENTDACRRYACLSITDCEVKESPQWLKDKLNIIGLRPINNIVDITNYIMMAYGQPMHCFDADMVKGHHIIVKDKNEGKKFVTLDGEEHILGEHDLAICNEEDPMCIAGVFGGKGSGTYETTKNVVLESAYFHPTWIRKSARRHGLSTDASFRFERGIDPNGVIYALKQAAILCKELAGGKVSMEIRDEYPTKMEGFPVRLNYEYCDRLIGKKLGNETIKRIAESLEMKVEKEDAEGLNLLVPPYRVDVQRPCDVVEDILRIYGYNNVEIPTELKSSLTIAEEADKNYHRENIIGEQLVGAGFSEIMNNSLTKSSYYEETGLNAYPWEETVKVMNPLSADLGVMRQTLLFGGLESIVRNVNRKAQNLRFFEVGNVYKFNKEKWSEESPVKAYSQDYHMALWVTGKRVQGSWAHPDEESTFYELKAYVENILRRIGIAQGLLVSEKSDNNVFDKAIVLKTRTGKVLVEMGILSHKLLKSFNIDQKVYYAELDWAGLMKAIRKNKLQFQEISKYPAVSRDLALLVDNNVEFAQIEEISRQADKKLLKRVELFDVYQGKNLPEGKKSYAVNFILQDESKTLNDKAIDAIMQKLIKNLTNKLGAELR; encoded by the coding sequence ATGAAGATTTCATACAAATGGCTAAAGGAATACGTTGATTTCAATCTTAGTCCAGAAGAGATTGCAGTTGCGCTCACTTCCATAGGTTTGGAGGTAGGTTCACTGGACGAGGTTGAAACGATACGTGGTGGATTAAAGGGTTTATATGTTGGTAAGGTGCTTACTTGCGAGGCACATCCAAACTCTGATCACCTTCACGTAACAACCGTTGACCTTGGCAAGGGAGAACCACAGCAGATTGTATGTGGCGCACCGAATGTTGCAGCAGGACAGAAGGTAATCGTTGCTGACTTAGGTTGTGTACTCTATGATGGCGACAATGAGTTTACTATCAAGAGGAGTAAGCTGCGTGGTGTAGAAAGTCTTGGTATGATTTGTGCCGAGGATGAGATTGGTGTTGGTACTGCTCATGATGGTATCATTGTGTTGCCAGAGGATGCACCAGTCGGTCAGCCAGCATCAGAGTATTACCAATTAGACAGTGATTGGCTGATTGATATAGACATCACTGCTAACCGTGCAGATGCGTTAAGTCATTATGGTGTAGCTCGCGACCTCTATGCATGGTTGACACAGAATGGTTATGAGACTTCGCTGCATCGCCCATCTTGTGATGCATTTAAGGTTGACAATCATGACCTTCCTATTGATGTGACAATTGAGAACACTGATGCTTGCCGTCGTTATGCTTGTTTGAGCATTACTGATTGTGAGGTAAAGGAAAGTCCACAATGGTTGAAAGACAAACTGAATATTATCGGTTTGCGTCCAATCAATAATATCGTTGATATCACTAACTATATCATGATGGCTTACGGTCAGCCTATGCACTGTTTTGATGCAGACATGGTTAAAGGGCACCACATCATCGTCAAAGATAAGAATGAGGGAAAGAAGTTCGTTACTTTGGATGGTGAAGAGCATATACTTGGTGAGCACGACCTCGCAATTTGCAATGAGGAAGACCCTATGTGTATTGCTGGTGTCTTCGGTGGAAAGGGTAGTGGAACTTACGAAACGACGAAGAATGTAGTATTGGAGAGTGCTTACTTCCATCCAACATGGATTCGTAAGAGTGCTCGTCGTCATGGTCTTTCAACTGATGCCAGCTTCCGTTTTGAGCGTGGTATTGATCCAAATGGTGTCATCTATGCGCTAAAACAGGCTGCAATCCTTTGTAAGGAACTTGCAGGTGGAAAGGTAAGTATGGAGATTCGTGACGAGTATCCAACTAAGATGGAGGGCTTCCCAGTTCGTCTGAACTATGAGTATTGCGACCGTCTTATTGGCAAGAAACTCGGTAATGAGACGATTAAGCGTATTGCTGAAAGCCTTGAAATGAAGGTAGAGAAGGAAGATGCAGAGGGACTTAATCTCCTCGTTCCTCCTTATCGTGTTGATGTACAGCGTCCTTGTGATGTTGTTGAAGACATCCTTCGTATCTATGGATATAATAATGTAGAGATTCCTACAGAGTTGAAGTCTTCATTGACAATTGCTGAAGAGGCTGACAAGAACTATCACCGTGAGAACATCATCGGTGAGCAGTTAGTAGGTGCTGGCTTCTCAGAGATAATGAACAATTCGCTCACAAAGAGTTCTTACTATGAGGAGACAGGCCTTAATGCTTATCCTTGGGAGGAGACTGTAAAGGTGATGAATCCACTTTCAGCAGACTTGGGTGTGATGCGTCAGACCCTTCTCTTTGGTGGTTTGGAGAGTATTGTACGTAATGTAAACCGTAAGGCACAGAATCTCCGCTTCTTTGAAGTAGGTAATGTCTACAAGTTTAATAAGGAAAAGTGGTCAGAGGAAAGTCCTGTTAAGGCTTATAGTCAGGATTATCACATGGCATTGTGGGTGACAGGTAAGCGTGTACAAGGTTCATGGGCACATCCTGATGAGGAAAGTACATTCTATGAACTAAAGGCATACGTAGAGAATATTCTTCGTCGTATCGGTATTGCACAGGGCTTGCTCGTTAGCGAAAAGTCAGATAACAACGTCTTTGATAAGGCGATAGTACTGAAGACACGTACCGGTAAGGTACTCGTAGAGATGGGTATTCTCAGCCACAAGCTTTTGAAGAGTTTCAATATTGATCAGAAGGTTTATTATGCAGAGTTGGATTGGGCTGGATTGATGAAGGCCATCCGCAAGAATAAACTTCAGTTCCAGGAGATATCTAAGTATCCTGCTGTAAGCCGTGATCTTGCCTTGTTGGTCGACAACAATGTTGAGTTTGCACAGATTGAAGAGATCTCTCGTCAGGCAGACAAGAAACTTTTGAAGCGTGTCGAACTCTTCGATGTTTATCAGGGTAAGAACCTTCCTGAGGGTAAGAAGAGCTATGCAGTAAACTTCATTCTTCAGGACGAAAGCAAGACACTCAACGACAAGGCAATTGATGCCATCATGCAGAAATTAATTAAGAATTTAACAAATAAACTCGGAGCAGAACTCCGTTAA